One Coffea eugenioides isolate CCC68of chromosome 2, Ceug_1.0, whole genome shotgun sequence genomic window, CAAATGTTCATTCacatgctattttaatacaattttaATTCGGAAGCATACAATATGATCAAGAAACAGCAGAACCAATTAGGATcagattttgacaaaaaaaaaaaatttaggccTGGATGCCACTGGCACGTTGCTGTAACTTGCGATGCCAATTAGGActatttagcatttttttttttacaagaaGTTAGGACATTGTAAAGCTTATTTAGGCAAACTTTGCCTCATCGGTGATTTGAGTATCAAATTATTGAATATACTACAAATCCTATAATATCAGTCTgctataaaaattaatattttactaGCATGTGGTATTTGCGTACGAAATTTCAGAGATAAATCAAATGCTTTTACTTATACTCTATAtaatttgaatagttttttaGCGAATATAACCATACTATACAGGACCATCACTTTGTACAATTGGAACTAGCAAATTGTATATCAATTACAATTTAGATTTTGCTCGATACCTGCGCATTTGGTGAGTTTCATCAGTAACACTACATCAAACTTTTAATGTTGTTTCATACTCTTATCAACatgtatttcaaaaaattgtagATTTGAAAATGATACATGTACTCGAAAGTTAGTTACGTGATTGAGATCAAGCAATTTTACAACATCACAAGCATTGTTGATAGCAAATTCGAAGAGAATATGGATATCCGAATATACAATCATGCATACGGTAAACTTActctatttaatttaattactgcacaaattttttaaatttataataataCGTATTTGGTTGTGATGTTTCTTATCTTCCAGTGGTAACACGTATCTTAATCTCCAGGACAGACATGCACGATTCGTATTTGGTTGTGATGTTTCTTATCTCAAAGAATTACAAGGAAGGTAGAatttcttgatatatgtttattttttataatgctatttataaactatgtaaaaaaaatactaattttgaatttcgcaCATACTTAATTCTCAGGACAATGGTGATAGGTTGTTCAACCAACGAATCAATTCATGCAAAGatcgtgcattttcatttgtagtatgcatttcacaaaatataatataattaattaaatcaccaatttttggctttcgtactaaaagttgattggtgTGAAGAGTCTTCGCACCTTCatgcaaaattatcaaatcgaatgcataatatttgtaagtattttattttaacaacatttaattacattcatttttattcatatatcattcattttctaatataaatttctattattttttcagGATCTATCTTCTGAAAAAGGTAATTTTTGAAtaatatacacattttatcatattttaaactattgttagacagatattatattttaattgtgttgttacaattttttaatcttttttaattcacccttttattttcatttttttcaataatgtcaacaccgtgcgtagcacgggtattcacactagtaataatgtatacactatGAGTGTATATAAAAATAACTCTATATTTATATATCAAATGTTACACTTTAGTCTCAAGAGTTTCATTTTCGGTCTATTTTTAAACTAAATGATTTGTTTGGATTACTTGTTTTGCTAAGAGTCTGTTCTGCTGGCTTGTTTCTgttctgtttttttttaaaaaaaaaaaatcattcaaaacacCACATGTAgtattgattaaaaaaaaaaacaccacaTGTAGTATAAAACACTcataaactttaaaaatatgcaaaataaaacactcataaactttaaaaatatCCATAATAGGGCATTGGTGCTGGAGGTTATTAGATGATGGATGGTGGAGGATATTTTAAACAAATACCAACATTTTAtctaaaacatttacaataagttacaataaaattttaacaaatacctaaaaaattacacaatttagatggacccaaaaattttccaatatacaTCTACACTAAAGTACTAAACCCTttccaaaatataaaaaaatacacAAGAAAATACCAACAACACCTTCTTATCTTCTTGTCCTTTTTTCGGCCCTTTGTTAATTATCTcatttctctttcttccctCTTATCCCATTCTCCCCACTCTTTTCCACCTCAATCTCCTTCTAGCCTCAATGCCTTAATCCAGATTAAGGCTGGATCCTAGAGAGGAATTGAGATGAAAGGATGGGAAgggggaaagaaaaagaaatgagaggAAGAGGAACATATTTGGTCTAGATTAGGAAAAGAGGGAAGGagattttgggtagaagaaggaaggaaatggaaagaaagaaaataaatagaaagaaaaggagagagGAGGAGGCAGCTAAAAAGAAtgaaccaagagagagagaggtagaCAACAATGGGTGGAGAATGGAGGGGGGAAGCTAGTTAccgaaaagaaaaggaaatgagagAGAGCATGATGGTGAGCAAAAGGCATAAAAAtaattctttattatttttaaaatataatctaaaaacaCATTAAAAAACTCTTAAAACACTTTAACTAAAGTTCAATTAAAACAGCATTTATAGTTTGAATTTAATAAAAATGCCCAAAAGCACCTATATGTAAACAAACTGAAAAAACTGCACATAGGCAAAAGTTACTATTGAGTAGAtttaaattttaacttttttggCTTGGTGAAAAATCTAATACATAGGCAAATGAGAAAGAATCAAAAACTTAAATCACGTGAAATAATGAAATGAAAACAATCCCAAAATAGGATTAACTTCTTGTGACGTAGTAGTAAGAGCAGAGCACCATTTATAGCACATGCCTCCCTTTTTTTGTGGGAAAATTTCGTTGTTTCCTCATGGATTATTTCAAGTAAAAATTAGACCTGGCGTAGGATGAGTTGTATGGTTCAGAGAATGAGAGGAAGTGTAACGAGAAGTATTAGAGTTCAATCCTTCATacttacacaaaaaaaaaaagtaaaatttatATACACTATTATGATTGGATACATGACACATGAATAAAATttagattttaattttcaattcAGATAACTTGTTATGTATCTAATGGTAACGATATATATATTGTTAGtgtataaaatattaattaaaaaaagagtaaaaattgGGTCAATGCAAAGGATTAAAATGCCTCGTGTCAATATGTAATGGACTAGTTGTGCGATTTTCTCTGATCAAAACATCGCTCGAAGGCACATTCCTGGATTACCGATTACAGAAAACGCGACGGCTTATGAACCAAACTAACACGTTTTATCCGAACAAAACCCAACAGCAACCTGTAAAACGTGCCCCATATGTGTCCAAATTTCTTTACAGAAGAATCTAAAATTTTATTCACCGAATCTACCCCATACCCTGAGGCCCATGTATCCGCTCACTGCCACTTCTAACTCATCCCCGCGGCGGTGATTAGTTTCTTCCCTAGAATCCCTACCAAAGCCGCCTGTCTCCTCCTCCTGTCGCGTCCCTCATTTCTTTTCTAttgcaatatattttttttgctggTGAGAGATAGAGGAAAGCAAATtcgaaaattttcaaaactatgTCAGCTATCCAATCACTATCTCCGCAGTTTCTTTATTCTTCAGCTTCTGTTACTGTTAAATTTTCAGTAAAATTTACCGTCTCGCGTTGTTCATTGGCGCCTTCACCAGTTACTGTGGCAAATGAAAATGCCGAGAAAAGGCCGCaggaaagaaatgaaattcGCCTCGGCGTGCCGAGTAAAGGTCGTATGGCCGCCGACACTCTCGATCTTCTCAAGGTAATTCATGCTagcactatttttttttaattgttcgCGGTTTATTCTTCCATTCTCATATGTAATAATCCGTGTTTTCATTTGATATTTAAGGATTGTCAATTGTCGGTGAAGCAAGTAAATCCACGGCAGTATGTCGCGGAAATTCCTCAGGTATGTAGCAGTATGGCTTTTAAAAATTGTCATTAGTCTATTTTTCACACTTAATTATTCCGTAAGCTTGCGTTTAATTCTACCGGTTGGTAATTAATGCTTAATGTGTTGTGTTGTGAAAGCCTTACAACACTCCTATGTAATGATAAAAcgagaaatattttttttgcctTTGTTTAACTGATATTGACCTTTCTTAATCTCTCTTACAGATCCCGAACTTAGAAGTTTGGTTTCAGCGGCCAAAAGATGTTGTAAGAAAATTAGTGTCTGGAGACCTTGACCTTGGTATGGTTGGTCTTGATACAGTTCATGAATATGGTCAGGTAAGCGTCTGAAGCCCATAATGCTGATTTTCTATTGAATCAAgaagcagttttttttttttttactgcacGCTAGGATTCACCAAAAGATTGTAACAGAAGCTAATGGCACATTGCCTTATCATGGATATGTTAGTCATTGCCCGCCTGCATGAGTGTTTTTACGCCGCATTCTATTGCTCTAATCTCATCATATTCAAGTTACAGTTAGTGATTGCTTCTAAAATATTGATGTTGGCCATAGTCTCTCCAGATTGCAAACTCCTTTTGCCTTGTCAGTTAGCTTCTGATGTTTCAGTCTCTCTATGAAATTCTAACTCTGTTGGAAGCTTTTGGAAGCATAGGGGATCTTTAGCATGTCATTCTGTTTGCATAAGCTTCTGCTAAGTATCCTCTTGGATTCTTCTCAGTCCTTCGTGTTGCTTTCAAAGTCAATGCAAAGAAGGCAATGTGTGTAATATTAAGGATCGATGTTTTACAGATTAAATAGCTAGTTGATTTGTCCTTTAGATCAAATAAATTGGATATTTAACGTAAAAGAGTAGTGACTATCACATGTGGAGCTTGGTGTAGCTTCTATGTTCATAAATTTAGCTATACTAGAAGAAATTTACTTCAATTTTGGGCTTATGTTCTCTGCAAGCTAAATGCTTTATAGTTGCTTGGCTTGTTTGTGAACTAGATAATTGAAGTAGGATGTATGACATTTACTGTGAAAGTTAATTTTCTCCAGTTAGCGAACCTTGTAAGGAAACTGATAGGAATGTAAAATTGGTTAAATTCTTGTTTAAGTTTGTCTATGTACTTGAAGTTCTAAAGTTTTTACTGCAATTTATGTTTACCATTTTAGCTCTTGCCCCTATCCAATCATAAGGATGTGACTGATTGATTTCTTTTATTAGGGGGATGAAGATCTCATCATCATTCACGATGCTCTAGATTTTGGAGATTGCCGTCTATCCCTAGCTGTAGGTCGTCAGTTTTACAATCTTAATATTATTGAGAAAAACATTGTTCTTCCATTATTCCACTGATACAGGTAATTCCatacactttttttttggtcagATACCCAAGTATGGGATTTTTGAAAATGTGAATTCCATAAAGGATCTTGCACAAATGCCACAATGGACACCTGAGAGACCCTTGAGAGTTGCCACTGGCTTCACCTATGTATGTTTTGAAGATTTGCATctattgtttaatttttttcccgTTACTTGATTGTGTCTTACTATTCACTTGGACATGATGCTTTATTCAGATGGGTCCTAAATTTATGAAAGAGGTTGGATTAAAGTATGTAACCTTTTCAACAGCTGATGGAGCCCTAGAAGCAGCTCCTGCAGTAAGTCTACTTTTGCATATGTTATGTTCATTTAGTCATGGTTAAATGCATTAGTGCAAAATGAACTATAGCTTCCATTACTTCTTCTTGTCTGTTTGTTGTGGGCCTCAAATCTGCAAAAGAactaaagaaaaatggaaaatttgaggGTGACAGAAAAGATGAAAGGAAGTAGAAAGGAGAGGTTAGGGTCTGATGAGAAATCAGTTGCTGAAATATTACGGCTAGCTTCTTATCAACTGTACCAGCAAGGCATAAAATGTTGGATTCTTCCTTAAGAAACATGAAGTTACTAATCATTTTGATATCCATCAGCAAGTATTCAAGAATTATGAGTTGTTGAgtcttgctggaatttttcttatGAAGCATAACCTAAATTATTGTGTTCTGAATTTTGAGCTCTCACTGAAATTGTCTAGAAATTCTATTTTTTTAGCAGTATTACATAACTGCTCAATTGCATTGGACATCTGTCCTATTTAAATGAGCTAGTGTGCTGCTAACCTCTATTTTTCTCTTGTTTGACTTTCCTTtttcaagtcatgaattcaaATGTATaatttggagaaaatttctCTCTCTGTTTCACTTGGAACTTTAAAGCATGTGCTCTGGCAAATTATTACCTGAACAAGTTGTTTTGTGCTCTAAACATTGTTTTGGATCTTTGtatcttagaagattatgacgCTATGATGTTTCTCTACATTTTGGTTGCTGTTGCTTCATCATGTTTCTTTGCTTACTTTTTCTTTCAAACTTAGATGGGGATCGCTGATGCTATAGTGGATCTTGTAAGCAGTGGAACTACTTTGAGAGAaaacaatttgaaagaaattgaaGGCGGAGTTATTTTGGAAAGTCAGGTGATCACTCTTTTCTTAGTATATACGTTGAAAGGTTCACAGCTTGATAAGACTGTGAAATATATGGAGAGGAGCTTCTAACTAATGCATTCTCACTATTTGACTTTAATTTACTGCTTTAGGCTGTTCTCGTTGCTAGCAGAAAGTCATTGGTCCAGAGAAAAGGCGTGCTTGATGTAACTCATGAAATGCTTGAAAGATTTGAGGCACACTTGAGGGCTAGCGGTCAGTTCACGGTATGCTTAATTTCCCTCTTAAATTGTTTATGCGACTGTTTGTTGTCATGTCTATGTTCTCATATTGTTCACCATGCAGGTAACTGCCAATATGAGGGGAAGTAGTGCAGAGGAAGTAGCTGATCGAGTACTAAGCCAACCATCATTATCTGGTTTGCAGGTGAAACAAATCGATCCTGCGTAAAGACAAAagaaatacaaagaaaataTTGAACATAAACTTGGGAACTATGACCATCGTATTCTCTTGTTTGCAAGAGGTTTATTAACATTCTTTGAGTTTTTGTTTATCATCAGGGACCCACTGTAAGTCCAGTTTTCAGCAAAGGCGGGGGGGTACTGCCTGATTATTATGCTATGGTTATATGTGTACCAAAGAGAGCACTATACAAGTCCGTTCAACAGCTGAGGGCGGTGAGATTAGTAAACTCTTTATAGCTTATATAGTGGCGATTTGAATACCAATCTCTCCCATCTTTCACCACCAACCTCCACCTTTTTCTTCTGACAATAATAACAACAGATTAATGGGGGTGAGAATTGTGGGATTTGTTGAAGTGGATTGCCCTAGTTGGTAATTTATTTTATGTTTGCCTACGTTTTGTACACTTTCATCActtgtaatttttgaaactgcTAAATTTCTAATGGCTTTGTAATTGGCTGGACTGCCATCATGGTCCATCTGTTGTTATCTTGCTTATTCTGTTCTTGATCTTCTAATCAGTTCAAGAAGTGTTGAAAAGATTGCTTTTTAGGCTTGAACTATCTCAAACAAAAGTTTTCTTGTATTAAATGCATGATTCAGTTTTTGTTGGAACCAGTAACATGGAAAATAGATAAAGCAAATCAAATCCTAACCAATACTGAGTGGAAATTTTGTAAGGCATCAAGAGTTAAGACGATTTGAAAATTGTGGAGGTTCTTTTTCTTGCACTGTAAGAATGTGCTTTGAAAGAACCTTGattcaagtgactttatttgcTCTTGTTCCTTCCTACCTTCGTTTACATGCACCCCACGGACCTTTTAAGTTTGAGCGAGTCTTGGATGCTAAATTATCATCCAACGCATCCTGCCTGCCCATCTTGTCCTATTGGTAGTCTTTTGCTCTATTGGTGGTCTTTTGCTTTTCCAAGGTCTTTTATTAAGCTATGTCTGTACCCTATTTTTTTCTCGTCCAGCCACGTTGATTTTCTTTTGTAGTTCTTTAAATTCATTCCATGTTTGTGATGAGCTATATCAACGTTGCTTATGTTCTATGCTTTGTCTGGTGCAGATTGGAGGCAGTGGTGTCTTGGTTTCTCCCCTGACCTATATCTTTGATGAGGAGACTCCCAGATGGCGCGAGCTTCTTTCAAAATTGG contains:
- the LOC113760909 gene encoding ATP phosphoribosyltransferase 2, chloroplastic codes for the protein MSAIQSLSPQFLYSSASVTVKFSVKFTVSRCSLAPSPVTVANENAEKRPQERNEIRLGVPSKGRMAADTLDLLKDCQLSVKQVNPRQYVAEIPQIPNLEVWFQRPKDVVRKLVSGDLDLGMVGLDTVHEYGQGDEDLIIIHDALDFGDCRLSLAIPKYGIFENVNSIKDLAQMPQWTPERPLRVATGFTYMGPKFMKEVGLKYVTFSTADGALEAAPAMGIADAIVDLVSSGTTLRENNLKEIEGGVILESQAVLVASRKSLVQRKGVLDVTHEMLERFEAHLRASGQFTVTANMRGSSAEEVADRVLSQPSLSGLQGPTVSPVFSKGGGVLPDYYAMVICVPKRALYKSVQQLRAIGGSGVLVSPLTYIFDEETPRWRELLSKLGL